Proteins from one Listeria weihenstephanensis genomic window:
- a CDS encoding GNAT family N-acetyltransferase, which produces MTNTRFIAWENQYLEDAIQLYIDVFTDEPWNDILTYEEIKLYFDRLLAMNTFEGYLALHDTGTVIAASLGFIRPWFRGVQYHLDSFYIASAFQSKGIGGAFLDFVKNDLAQKDIPNIVLDTEIGYPSDHFYRKHGFSSNPDSVTMYGSTNRQK; this is translated from the coding sequence ATGACTAATACGCGTTTTATCGCTTGGGAAAATCAGTATCTTGAGGATGCGATCCAGTTATATATCGATGTTTTCACCGATGAACCCTGGAATGATATATTAACCTATGAAGAAATAAAGCTATATTTTGATCGCTTGCTAGCTATGAACACGTTTGAGGGCTATCTCGCACTCCATGATACTGGCACGGTTATCGCTGCCTCACTTGGCTTCATTCGTCCTTGGTTTCGCGGTGTACAGTACCATTTAGATTCCTTTTATATTGCTAGTGCCTTTCAAAGTAAAGGGATTGGTGGCGCCTTTTTGGATTTTGTCAAAAATGATTTGGCGCAAAAGGATATTCCAAATATCGTACTTGATACCGAGATAGGTTATCCATCCGACCATTTTTATCGCAAGCATGGATTCAGTAGTAATCCAGATTCCGTCACTATGTATGGAAGTACGAATCGACAAAAATAA
- a CDS encoding ISL3 family transposase has product MSSKGDTDKGKFQLIIADPMTRRPIDILENRRAKTIQRYLRERGHQVEMVIMDLSSTFKNAVQQALDKPVIIADSFHFSRYIYWALNKVRVRVQQRFSEKDRKHGKRIQKLLFKRSHKLDTAQKSIIRRYLSLHPDLQTAYTIKEAYQAWFDANKAQERRDVRQSLHDFYQLVQDKQLPEFIKAIGTFRRWETEIINAFIYPHLSNGFVEGINNRTKVIKRTSYGYQNFSRFRAKILAQHFIKNFDISVG; this is encoded by the coding sequence ATGAGTTCAAAGGGAGATACCGACAAAGGCAAATTCCAACTCATTATCGCTGACCCCATGACTCGTCGCCCCATTGATATCTTAGAAAACCGTCGCGCCAAAACCATTCAACGTTATTTAAGAGAACGCGGGCATCAGGTAGAGATGGTTATCATGGATTTGAGCTCGACCTTCAAAAACGCTGTGCAACAAGCTCTTGACAAACCAGTTATTATTGCCGATTCTTTCCACTTCTCTCGCTACATCTATTGGGCGCTGAATAAAGTCCGCGTTCGTGTCCAACAGCGTTTTTCAGAAAAAGATCGAAAACACGGGAAACGGATACAAAAACTCCTTTTCAAGCGATCTCATAAGCTGGATACAGCGCAAAAAAGCATCATTCGCCGTTACTTAAGCTTGCACCCTGATCTACAAACCGCCTACACCATCAAGGAAGCCTATCAGGCTTGGTTTGATGCCAATAAAGCACAAGAACGCCGCGACGTTCGTCAATCCTTACACGATTTCTATCAACTCGTACAAGACAAACAGCTTCCAGAATTCATAAAAGCTATCGGTACTTTCCGACGCTGGGAAACAGAAATCATCAATGCCTTCATTTACCCACATCTGTCCAATGGTTTCGTAGAAGGAATTAACAACCGAACCAAGGTCATCAAGCGTACTTCTTATGGCTATCAAAACTTTTCACGGTTCCGCGCCAAAATACTTGCCCAGCACTTTATCAAAAATTTTGACATTTCTGTAGGCTAA
- a CDS encoding GNAT family N-acetyltransferase, protein MIIRKSTKKDAADMIELEHLTWTSGTTPGEIHFSNEAEYILKNPPGSKVVAEIDGKVAGILGYHSPIPLKSNQHVLDLDIAVHPDFQKHGVGSALMEELFRIAKAEGKEKVSLRVLSTNEKAINFYTKHGFKKEGQLHNEFIINGEYVDDIFMAIFL, encoded by the coding sequence ATGATAATTAGAAAATCAACAAAAAAAGATGCCGCCGATATGATTGAACTGGAACACCTTACGTGGACTTCTGGAACGACGCCTGGCGAGATTCATTTTAGCAATGAAGCCGAATATATATTAAAAAATCCGCCCGGTTCTAAGGTCGTCGCGGAAATTGATGGAAAAGTTGCGGGGATTCTCGGTTACCACTCGCCCATCCCGCTAAAAAGTAATCAACATGTGCTGGATCTAGATATCGCCGTACATCCAGATTTCCAAAAACACGGCGTCGGCTCAGCGCTAATGGAAGAATTATTCCGTATCGCCAAAGCAGAGGGCAAAGAAAAAGTATCGCTTCGTGTCCTCTCAACCAATGAAAAAGCAATTAACTTCTATACGAAACATGGTTTTAAAAAAGAAGGCCAGCTTCACAACGAATTTATCATTAACGGCGAGTATGTAGATGATATTTTTATGGCGATATTCCTTTAA
- a CDS encoding PTS transporter subunit IIC produces MKDYIVDRSYKASMGIANAVLVTLGMGLLLQTIGQMVGFTWLTEIGAVGKLLLIPGLGVGIAICLGANTLVVISAAAASVIGGGAILALENGGFSIVGGEPIGAILAVIVAVWVGKRVTGKTNFDMILIPAAALLSGGISGLLFSKIMAPVLTSVSGGITSLVDGSPILSSMVISLIFAILILSPASSAALAIALQLDPTASAAALIGCSVQFVSFAVLGFRDNNWGAFFAQLICTPKLQTPNIIKRPAVMIVPLISAVIASPIGVLVFHLQASAEVAGLGLCAFVAPLFLIANYGWLSFGAFLIVAVVIPAAIALVARPFLLKSSWLRSGDLRVELE; encoded by the coding sequence ATGAAGGATTATATTGTAGACCGCTCTTATAAGGCGTCGATGGGGATTGCGAATGCGGTTTTAGTAACGCTTGGCATGGGTTTATTGTTACAGACAATTGGGCAGATGGTCGGGTTTACGTGGCTGACGGAAATTGGTGCCGTCGGTAAATTATTGTTGATTCCAGGGCTTGGTGTGGGAATTGCGATTTGTCTCGGTGCGAATACGCTCGTGGTCATCAGTGCAGCAGCGGCATCAGTCATTGGAGGTGGCGCGATACTGGCGCTTGAGAATGGCGGCTTTTCGATCGTCGGTGGTGAACCGATTGGCGCGATTTTAGCGGTTATTGTTGCGGTCTGGGTCGGTAAACGCGTGACTGGAAAAACGAATTTTGATATGATTCTCATTCCTGCGGCGGCCCTGCTTTCTGGTGGGATTAGTGGGTTGCTATTTTCGAAGATCATGGCGCCAGTTTTAACGTCGGTGAGTGGTGGGATTACGTCGCTTGTTGATGGGTCGCCGATTCTTTCATCGATGGTTATCTCACTTATATTTGCGATTTTGATTTTGAGTCCAGCATCTTCTGCGGCGCTTGCGATTGCTTTACAACTGGATCCAACGGCAAGTGCGGCGGCATTGATAGGCTGTTCGGTACAATTTGTTTCTTTTGCGGTTTTAGGGTTCCGGGATAATAATTGGGGCGCGTTTTTTGCACAACTGATTTGTACGCCAAAATTGCAGACGCCAAACATTATTAAGCGGCCTGCGGTGATGATTGTGCCACTTATTTCGGCGGTGATCGCGAGTCCAATCGGGGTACTCGTATTTCACTTGCAAGCATCAGCAGAAGTGGCGGGGCTTGGATTATGCGCCTTTGTTGCACCGCTATTTTTGATTGCTAATTATGGCTGGCTATCGTTTGGGGCATTTTTAATTGTGGCTGTTGTGATTCCAGCGGCGATTGCACTAGTGGCGAGACCGTTCTTGCTCAAGTCTTCCTGGCTTCGAAGTGGGGATTTACGCGTAGAATTAGAATAA
- a CDS encoding transposase family protein — MPDHFIIQLIGLENKNIQLLDYSIENHICHIHIQLKRKKHACPSCKTRTDRIKDYRTHTFQHLKVAEKRVYVHYRKRRYACSCGKSFDEKNQGLVARYQRFSTSWHQAALFHSISAPSFTYTARTFGTTAPKIMRLFDARTEAFSTPPVALPKVIAIDEFKGRYRQRQIPTHYR, encoded by the coding sequence ATGCCAGACCATTTTATCATACAACTCATCGGTTTAGAAAATAAAAACATCCAACTTCTTGATTATTCGATTGAAAATCATATCTGCCACATTCATATCCAACTAAAACGAAAAAAACATGCCTGCCCCTCTTGTAAAACACGGACAGATCGCATTAAAGACTATCGTACGCACACTTTCCAACATCTAAAAGTCGCAGAAAAACGTGTCTATGTGCACTATCGAAAACGCAGATATGCTTGTTCCTGCGGAAAATCATTTGATGAAAAAAATCAAGGACTTGTGGCACGCTATCAGCGTTTTTCGACATCTTGGCATCAAGCAGCCCTTTTCCATAGTATCTCTGCCCCCTCCTTTACCTATACTGCCAGAACGTTTGGAACCACCGCACCTAAAATTATGCGCCTATTCGACGCGCGTACAGAAGCCTTTTCCACGCCTCCCGTCGCTCTTCCTAAAGTCATCGCTATCGATGAGTTCAAAGGGAGATACCGACAAAGGCAAATTCCAACTCATTATCGCTGA
- a CDS encoding ABC transporter permease, with protein MSKFWVITSQVYKRRVKTKSFLISLLLPLLIGALIFALPKIVDYFGGGDEATKIAVLSENPAFSAVIAADKANFKVDKKIKTEKAAKKALTDGDIKGFVTITPLGDEVKAVYTSQETAGNALITALQNDITSVTLQQKIKEYNITEKQLASLTTPIPIKNELLSNDQLTNSQKEAMSAAILMLTLVIFIFVMSYASIVAAEIANEKGTRIMEIILSSVSSTTHLMAKLTAILLMLLTQIAFYGLCIAAVMIVGKNTEVIQGVLDQLAQFPTYYLILNILFVVLGLLLYILLSAIIGSMAPNVETVSQFMYPMTMLAIIGYWGSIAAANAPTNMLVVIGSYVPTFSPMMMLARMDLLAVDATGIFISLGILILTNALAFWLAIKLYRGNVLLYTNDGLFKTWKTSLKYAKRD; from the coding sequence ATGAGTAAGTTCTGGGTCATAACGTCGCAAGTATACAAACGCCGTGTCAAAACCAAATCATTTCTGATCTCGCTGTTACTTCCCTTATTGATCGGTGCACTCATTTTCGCACTTCCTAAAATAGTCGATTATTTCGGCGGTGGCGATGAAGCAACAAAAATCGCTGTTCTTTCCGAAAATCCCGCTTTTTCAGCTGTTATTGCCGCCGATAAAGCTAATTTCAAAGTCGATAAAAAAATAAAAACGGAAAAAGCTGCTAAAAAAGCGCTCACAGATGGAGATATTAAAGGTTTCGTTACGATCACACCACTCGGCGATGAAGTCAAAGCCGTTTACACATCGCAAGAAACCGCTGGAAACGCCTTAATTACAGCGCTGCAAAACGATATTACTAGCGTCACACTCCAACAGAAAATCAAAGAATACAATATCACGGAGAAACAACTTGCTAGCCTAACTACACCGATTCCAATTAAAAACGAATTGCTTTCCAATGACCAGTTAACGAACAGCCAAAAAGAAGCGATGAGCGCCGCAATCCTAATGCTAACACTTGTCATCTTCATTTTCGTGATGAGTTACGCCAGCATTGTAGCCGCTGAAATTGCAAATGAAAAAGGGACGCGGATCATGGAAATCATTTTATCCAGCGTTTCCTCAACGACGCACTTAATGGCCAAGCTGACCGCGATTTTGCTTATGTTGCTGACCCAGATCGCCTTTTACGGGCTATGTATCGCTGCTGTCATGATTGTAGGTAAAAACACCGAAGTTATCCAAGGCGTACTCGATCAACTCGCGCAATTCCCGACGTATTATCTAATTTTAAACATCCTATTCGTCGTGCTTGGCCTGCTTCTCTACATTCTCCTATCAGCCATTATCGGTTCGATGGCACCAAATGTCGAGACCGTATCGCAGTTCATGTATCCAATGACGATGCTTGCGATTATCGGTTACTGGGGCTCGATCGCAGCTGCTAATGCACCAACCAACATGCTTGTCGTGATCGGTTCCTACGTTCCTACATTCTCGCCGATGATGATGCTTGCGCGAATGGACTTGCTAGCCGTTGATGCCACTGGTATTTTCATCTCGCTCGGTATTCTTATCCTGACCAACGCCCTTGCATTCTGGCTAGCGATTAAGCTTTATCGTGGCAACGTGCTTCTTTACACCAACGATGGCCTGTTCAAAACTTGGAAAACATCCTTAAAATATGCTAAACGTGATTAG
- a CDS encoding ABC transporter ATP-binding protein — MLQVNNVSKQFGAKTAVDDLHFEINQGEILGLIGQNGAGKTTTFRLILNFLRPNSGEILWDNQDITKINTDIIGYLPEERGLYPNVTIEDQITFFAELKGYSRTKIKPEIDLWMDRAEIVGKKTDLVKTLSKGNQQKIQLISTIIHRPKLVILDEPFSGLDPVNAEILKKFVFDLKADGATIIFSSHRMENVDELCDSLVMLKQGKTVLRGKSEEVKNSFGRKRIMLDAPQPTEAIEALQGVTQVENHKGIRIVHLADESDANTVFDFVTKDGFIPMFSLEPPTLEEIFKWKAGEVNE, encoded by the coding sequence ATGTTACAAGTTAACAATGTATCCAAACAATTCGGCGCGAAAACCGCTGTCGACGATCTACATTTCGAAATTAATCAAGGGGAAATTCTCGGCTTAATCGGCCAAAACGGCGCTGGAAAAACAACAACTTTCCGCCTTATTCTTAATTTTTTACGCCCCAACAGTGGGGAAATTCTTTGGGATAATCAAGATATCACGAAAATAAATACCGATATCATTGGCTATCTTCCAGAAGAGCGCGGCCTTTATCCAAATGTCACGATTGAAGACCAAATTACCTTTTTCGCTGAGTTAAAGGGCTATTCTCGCACTAAAATCAAGCCAGAAATCGATCTTTGGATGGACCGCGCTGAGATCGTTGGGAAAAAGACCGACCTTGTTAAAACGCTATCCAAAGGGAATCAACAGAAAATTCAACTAATCAGCACGATTATTCACCGTCCGAAACTCGTTATTCTGGATGAGCCATTCAGTGGCCTTGATCCAGTCAACGCTGAGATCTTGAAGAAGTTCGTTTTTGACCTTAAAGCAGACGGCGCTACGATTATTTTCTCCAGCCATAGGATGGAAAATGTGGATGAATTATGCGATTCACTCGTGATGCTAAAACAAGGAAAAACGGTATTACGCGGTAAATCAGAGGAAGTAAAAAACAGTTTTGGCCGTAAGCGAATCATGCTTGACGCGCCACAACCAACCGAAGCCATCGAGGCCCTCCAAGGTGTGACGCAAGTTGAGAATCACAAAGGCATTCGTATTGTTCATCTCGCAGACGAGTCCGACGCGAATACCGTATTTGATTTCGTTACAAAAGACGGCTTCATTCCCATGTTTAGCCTAGAACCGCCAACTCTCGAAGAAATTTTCAAATGGAAAGCAGGTGAGGTAAATGAGTAA